From the Musa acuminata AAA Group cultivar baxijiao chromosome BXJ3-1, Cavendish_Baxijiao_AAA, whole genome shotgun sequence genome, the window CTACAAGCAATTGACCAAAACAAACAAACGGATCACCATGAAACATAATCACAAGGGCCATCCGCGAGTTCTCCGATTTGGATCTGCGGAAGCAAATCGGAAGAACGAGCATGTGGGTCAGACCTTAGGACGAAGGATccaagaattctgggtggtaTTACCTGGGGATGTTGCCGGCGTCGGAGGAGAGGGTGGGAACCGTACATCGCCCTTTCTCAGCCTCTGTTTCTTTCCCTCTTTTTCCAATTTAATAGGACAAAAATATAAGGGATACTTAAAAAACGGGAAAAAGATTCGCCATTCGGACAAGAGAGTTCGTTACGGCAGGTTTTGAATTTTATTTTGGGGTATTACATATTCATACTTCCAGTTTAAGGATAGCATATTTGCCCCctctaaatatttaaataagaCGTATGTGTATACTCTCAAATATTTACCGCTACTAATTTTTGTTAGCGACAAAATTAGAGAAACAATAAATGACTAAAATAACCTTTGATTATTCTCGCTGATTATTTGATTTTCGATCCTCTATTTAAATTTAAAGGAatacatataaaaatattaattcaagagagatatatatataatattttttaaaggtAAAAtgtaagagagaaagagaaatttatatatataataacatgGTCAATGCTGTGTAAAAATATTCCTGGTGAGCATTTGCTGGGGAGCAGCATTCATTCTCAACTTCGCAAGTTGCATGGCCTGACAATAAATAATATGAACCAAATCACAATCattagataaaatattttcaGGACAATTTTTGTTCAATAAAACAGAAGCATTCCTCATCTCTCTAGGAGGGAAGGGTATAACAAACATGTAGTAGTACCCTATCATCAGCATTCTTTCACTCTACCATCAGCATTGTAATTTCTCATCGTTCAAATCCAGACGTCAAAACCACTTTTGAGATTTTGACCAATGTCTAAACTTAAAACAACCATATAGAGATATACACCATAGAATTAGGTTGGTTTTCTCATGTTCCGACCGGCACGGATCACTTCATCCACCAGAAGCAACTGGGATGCAATGACAGGCCTGCAAATAGAAGACACAATACATGAATTATTCATCGGAACAAAGTTTGTGAAACTATCAATGGTAGTACTTACCCTGAGTTTATGATCTGTCTTTTCACTGAGTAATTGTCAAAGATACCTTCCATTTGTGGATCTATTGGTTCTCCAGTATGGTGATTCAAACCCACAATGTTACCTCTGTCATGCTCACCCTTAAGAACATCATGAATTGTGGTTTAAGTTAGACCAAGATGCAAGACTTTGCTGATCGCCTTAGGTGAGTGGAGAAAAATATATGTTATAGGTCATTACCGTAAGAGCGATAATGACATCTTGTGTGTCGAGGCCAGAGTTCTCTGCTAGTGTCTTCGGCACCACCAGAAGAGCATCAGCAAAAGCTTCTACACCAAGCTGTGCACGCTGTAAAGAACATTTCATCAGTAATCTAGCATCAAGATAGTTGCTTGTACAAGATTTCAGAACACCATACCCCTTGAACAGTTTTCTTTATGTTGGTGACCAAATGCTGCCTGGCTGCAACCTCAAAAGCGCCAGCCCCCTATGCCAATGACAATATATCACAAAAATATTAGTAAAGTATCCAGTTCATCTTGTTACTCACTTTCATTGGCTCAGTATTTGTTCATTCTACAGATGAGCTAAAAGTAGCTATAACTTAAAACAAATTGATTCACTAAAATGTCGTGTGACTAGCAATTAACATACAAAACGggaaaataatcatcataatcttTCAAGATAAGAACATATTAAATAATACAACATGGTGTGTAGATGCAGTACTCTATAAGAAATGTTGCCATGATTTTTATCTTTGCTTGACGCAAGGATATAGACAATATTCCTCGTAGATTCAAAATCCTGCGATGTTTTGTGAACTTGATTATGTTTTCTCCTCTACAGCATAGATCAACCATTCAATCAATAAACATGTAAATTTAAGAAGATACCACATGGGCAGGATCAATAAACCGGCATGGAGTTATGTTCTAGTTTGTGCCATATTTACTAGCTACGTCAGAATGGTGTGGGGAGTTCTGCTTTTCCGCGATGTCTTTGATGTGCTGTTCTGGGATGGGTTCTTCCTGCTATGTTGCGGTTATGTAAACTACATGATGAGCCCAGTTTATCTGGAGCTTCTTTCTGTTTACTTCTCTATTAAGCAGAAGCAAAGTGCAACAACAGTTGCGCAATAGTATAAACCTCGTCTTAAACAGCCATCAACTGAAAGTGCATTAAAGTGCCTGAAACATCATAATTATGGTAGTCCTGAAATGACTGCATCTCACTGCAGGAAACTTAAGAAAGATAGTAATATAGCTTGAAAGAATTCCAAATTGCAATATCAGCTAGCTTTGAACTGGCAGGTTGCCATACCACACAGGAAATCATGCataaaaagaaatttaaaaatctACATAGCATGGCACTAGAAACTATGATATAAAAATATCCAAAAAGAACACCATAGAAGACACAACATATGAGGTGAAGAACAAAAACACTtatatcttgatcaaagcatattTAAACAGATAAAACCTAAAAGTATTTGTAGCTGATCTCAAACCAAGGAATACAGGTGCTTCTAGCGTAGTTAGCATTCTGATGGAAAGAATCATGCTTACATTACCACAATATAATCTGTTTATCAAAAACTTTCTGAAAAGTAAATAAATGAAAGTTTTCACAGAAAGTTTTCTGAAGAAATTTTCCCTCAACCAGGACCTGCCAGTCAATCATATGCCACTAGCAACCAGATGCCCAAAAACTGTCTTTAAATACCTAGTCCACAGCATTGGGCATTCTGAATTCTTATGTAATATGGTATCTTAACACATGCCATGCATCAAAAACTTATATAGACAATCACCTACACATGATCTTCTAAAAGATTAGCTTCACAATCAAGCATCTAAACATGACGTACAGAAACACTGTATTTTATAGCATAAGCACGAGGCAGCTACACCAGCGATAAACTAATCCTGTCCATCGAGTCACATCACTAATGCCTACGGAATCATACTGTCATGCTGGCTGTACCAACATATTGACCTGCTCATGGCATGACTTTAAAGTATATATTGCAGATCCAGGCACAATACCACTCCAAAGGTGCCACCCACAATGCAAGACACAATACCATGCGGTTAGATGAGTTACAGCACTTGCCATATGAGAATGAAAGATGTACCACAGCATGTAAAACTTGATAAATTATGCTCGTTGATAAATACAGAAAAGAAGCATATCAACATTTGAGAACACCCCCCAAATTCAAAATCTCACCAGGACAACAGCTTCATCTTCAAGTGTATTCTTGACAGACCTGAGACCATCACGAACAGCATCCTTGATTTGAGCAATTGTATGGTCATTGGGTCCTGCAATGATGAATAACCTGATTTGAGATCCCCAATCGTGTGCTTTGTAGCTAAAGTAAAAAATGAATAATATTATCCTAGAAACTCAGAACCTTTAATCAAGATAGTACAAGAACGAGGGTTTTTCACATTCTCCACAAAGGTGTACTTTTCTTCACCAAGAATATGCTCATAAACAAGCCCAGCCCAGCCAAGACAATCTTCAGTCAAGTCATCAACAGAATTGACAGCCTCCCCACCACAAGCTAAAACCAGTCTTTCCATATTCCTCCTCTTAGCTCTTCGAAGTGCAATAATCTAGAAAGTGAGAGTAACAAAAGTCAAAATTGATACGTGGTAAAATTCTAAATAATTACAAAGGTTTcaaacatatgtatacatatatatatatacatatacatatacatatatatacatatacatatacatatatatacatatacatatatatatatatatatatatatataacagtcaGTATCTCAGAAAAGGATTCAGTGTTGTTCAGGATGAATTGAAAATGATATTACGTCTCAACAAAGCAAGAGCAGCCAAAATATAACACATGGGACAAAAAAGAATTCAGGTTGAGCAAAAGTAAGAAGGCCAATGATGCAAAGATAGTACTCACCAGTTCCCTACAGAATACAAGAACCAGAAAATAAAGGTTGCAATTATCACAGTTATCAATCCAAAGATAAGTCATTTATTATGATGTGCCACCGATGCCTTCAAAAATTGGCATCCTGAATaatctataaagtataaacaaaagAACATTCAGTTTTCTGCATCTTATCTCCTAAATAGCTATCATACTTGACAGTCAACACAGTAATGAAACTTAATATGTACACAACATGGCCACTGACAAGAATCAGAATCTTTTGCATACAAAATAATCATTTACAGATTTCTGTTGCACACAAAATAATTGTCTGGATTTGGAATCCTAATTCAAGCTAGGAAGTTCACAACTCTCCATAGTGTAGCATACAATAAATTTTAGCTAATATATAATGTGAACTTTCACCAAAACATTTATCTTCTTATTTCTTTTCTTGAAATTTAGCCACCTaaagagcaaaacatcaacaatactTGTAATGGGGACTTGACAAATAGAACTACGGTTATAGGATTGTTAATAAAATTTATGTTTTCATTAAGATTTTATTGTCAGAATCACAAAAAGACTGAATTCATCACTCCTAAAACCATTGAATTGGAACATCATTTCAATTAGTCTTACTTCAAATGGCATGGCATCTGAAATTAACAAATTGTATGAGATACCCAATTTTGATGAAGGCAAGTATATTTCACCACACTAAAAATAATTAAGAGTGGAAGGCCTATAATGAGGTTGCGTTCTGTCGAACCAAACCTGAGGCCCTGCTATTTTCTATAAAGCAACAACTCATTTTTTCCGTCTTAAACCTTTGGATGGTTCTGTGCAGACTAACAGTGAGATTAACCAAATTGTGGTTTCTTGGAAAAAGCCTGCTGAAGGttagttcaaacttcaaactatATACAGAATACAGATGGCTCCTTCCACGCAGGATAACATGATGGTAGTCTTGGTTTCATCTTAGGATCATCTAATGGCACTTGCATCCTTACAGGTGGCAGATTTAACAATGACAAGGGACGATACTAGAATGAACTGACAGCTATTAAGGACCTCATTTTGCCAGAATGGAAGGGATCACTCAGCATGAGGAGCAAACTGATGCTAAAGCTGTCATCAACATGCTGGTTCTTAAGCAGAATTCACCATGGAATGTTCTTCACATCCTTGGAGACAATCAGATCATTTTAGAATCCTTGTCATGTTTATATATAGAGAGAAGGAAATTGTTGTGCCAATTGTTTGGCCAATTTTGCTAGGTTGTACAAATCCAATTTTGTTTGAAGACATGAGTGGCCTGAGGACTTTCCTTTTTGTGTGCTGATCTGCAGGACACAGGATGTATTTGTGTTTTGAAGTAATATAATTCTCTTTCCTTTGAATAAAGGGAACATTTAATTAATTAATGTTATGGACTGATCAATAATCTAAGAAATATAAGTTGATTGTAACTTCAAGGGACTGTGACCGCTAACCAGCACATATCACTAGCAATAAATGAAAAGGCACTAAAAAAGTGAGTATAACAAGAAGGATTATAACTCTCAAACTAAGCATAATTCGAAAACAAAACCCATTATACCAAACAAAATGTTATAAAAAGGGCAACAAGAGTTGCTCAAAACAATGTAACGAATGTAGACCAATTTATGCATTTCAAATGGAAGGAACTTAGATTTGTCATCTCATCTTCTCAAAACCAAAATGTATGAGAAACAAGGTGATCAAACCATAACTGCAATTCACTAAGATTTCTCTTAATAGAGTGGTGCGGATGTATCCTAAACGAAAGAAATCATGGATAATTAGAAAATACCATTCAGTTTAAAAGTAAAAAATTGTACAGCAAAATATGTACAGCCTAAAGGATGAGGGAAACATAGAATATGTCGCAATATACCATCTGGTTGGAACCTCTACAATTAATCCTTGATATGTCAAGAATTAGAAAACCCAGATGGATAGATGCAAGTAGGACAAGTTCAAAAATGTAGAAGAATCTTAAACTATCTTTTAAACATTGCAAGAGATATTGCAAGGGTCATCCCCCACACTACTGAAAGTGAAACAGACAAGATAATTCTAATTGTCATTATCAAGCAGTGACATGACTAACCCCTGCCCTAGCAAGGAGATCCAGAGATGGAGGATCAATTCCCTTTTGGTTGATCACAACAAAGTTGTTGTCATTGCCCGAGCAGACCTGCACGAGAAGAGAATTTTATTGAAGCAACACTCAAGCACAAGGTATTGAGACAAGTATACAAACTAAAGAGGAAAATCCTGGTGACCTTATTCTTTAGTTCAATGATCTTCTTAACTCGCTCATCAACTTGACGCCGTTCAGCAGCAACCATTTTCTCTCTCTGCTCTGCATTGGAGTAGAAAAACCCTGCATTTATTTCACTGAAGGAAAATTTGTTAGCTggatataaataaatcaagagCAAGGACCAATATGTGGCATACTATTGCTGCACTTGTAGGACACCAAAATGCCACAGACATATGCATGCCATATACCAGCAAGGCATCATCATCATATGATGTGTTTTGCACCATGTACCAGAACCATAACCCACAACTAAAATGTTGCCATTGCATATTATGAAATTAATTCTTCCATGATGTTATGCAGCATAAAAAAGGGACAACAGTAGAGAGTACTAGAgaatataaagaacttcatacaaTTTTTATTTCTTCAGTTAATTGAGTCATCAAAAATTTCGAGGACATTAAATCATGTTTTTagctattttgagaaaatataagttCTGCTCATAGCCAAGAATATAAAAGATGAaataatttgcattcatcaaaataACCAGCATGATATAGAACACTCAATCCACTAAAGTAACAAGCAACAATGTAGTATCAGATCCCAAAGATGGTTCTTTTCTTATCTTATAGATTCAGGGAtcctatatttatataaatttcatatatgaaaCTAAGATAGTTACCTTTCAGAAAATTTTCTAACACTATATATAGGATATAGGAGAAATCTTCATGCTTCTGGAGGTCGGAGAAAAGATGTAATTTGTTACTGATAAAAAACTAGAGTTTTAAACTTATGTAACTAACTTCTTCTAACTAACCCAACAAAAAATAGGATACACATCTATGACAAATCTAACTCAGGTAGCATGGGGCAGATTGAGATAGGAGGCAAGTAAAAAGAATTGAGTGCCAAGCTGAATGAGGTAGGAAACTTTCAGGTATGTGTCTAGGACTACAATGACTGTTTGGAGTTGGCATTTGGTTGAGGGTTTTGCCTGGAGAAGGTGCTTAATCTCATATGTGGTAGCACTATTATAGTATTATGCAGGCTTTTGCTGTGGACAATGGGGAAGTAAAATATTTGGGACTCAAACATTTGCTTGATGCATTTCTTTTACCCCATCTTACCTGCAAGGTCACATTGTGTCCTTGAACCGATAACCATCCTTTGGTTAACCCAACCTCCTTCCTCCCTCATGACAAGCCAAAGGTACTGCAGGAATATTCACCTGTTGTCCACTGACTATGCCTTTCAACCTGATCTTAGGCACTATCTCATCCTCCATGGACAAAACCTTATGGAAGGACCTAGGTATTCAATGCATTGGATTCTTACCAATGTTTGTTTTACTCGAGACGACAATTGCAAGGCCAAAATGATAAGAAAAAGATAAAGTATATAAAAATCCAAGTTGTCAATTACTATGAGCTTCTTCTTCCAATAAAGATAACTGCAAAAAGCTAGCAGATCAAATTTCTACCTTTTCTCATACTCCAAGGAGACATTGCATGTCAAGATATAACAATTTTCTGCCCTCCGTTTCATATCAGGATGTCGAGAACCATGATCAAGGACGAGACCTTCAACCttgaaaaaggaacaaaacatgAACCAGACTAACAATAAGACCACAACTTCACACAACAAAACGTAACCAATTAGTAAGTTGAGTTGCAATTCTTGTTTGTCCCTGTCAATATGGGGGAAAAAAGCAACAACCTGAGAGTTAACATGCAACAGGAATAATCACATGTAACAGCATAAATTTCTATCTCTGCTCTAATGACTCTGTGAATTCTTGTAAATGTCATCGTTTCCAAGTTCTTGCAACATATTATTGTTAAAACAGATTAATTTTCAGGAACATATATCTGCATATCCAGTTAGCTATCCGTCGTCATGATTTGTGGCAGCATTTTATTTTCCTAATTCTCTACAATCCCTTGGGTTCATTCTTGCCACCAAACTACTAGTTTGTCTAAAACAAAAACTGTGTTTCCCCATTAATTTGATTATTATGTTTTTAAGTCTTACAAAATATGTTAGGATGGATTATACATAAAAATagaatgataaatatgatttttgGATACCAACACCAGGAAACAAAACTATCATGGTTAAACCAACGTTCGCTGTTTCGCCCAGACCGGTATGAAACAAGGGGCATGTACCGGTCAGAGTGCTGACACGGTCCACGAACCCACCCCAGTCTGGTCCACCATATAAAAGGGAAGTGGGAAACTGCAAGGCTCCACAGCGCTCACAAGCATCACCTCCACCTCCGCAAGGCTCGCGAACATAACCTTCGATACTGCGATCAACAGCGATCTCAGCTTGCCGCGACCTCACTGCACCGCCACGTCTTAGGTAaggtctcttctcctcttcctccttccttcttcctcctcctccgccgcttcctcttcttcgctctttcttcctccctcctccatcccttctctcttttttcttcctcttcaaaACATCGATACTTaccagtgtaccatgtgttgATACACCAATATAGACCGGTACATGTGTCGTTGACTGGCCGACACGTCGGCTCGGACCGATAAGGCAAACCTTGGGTTAAACTATAGCATTTTACATCTAATGTGAACAACAGACAATCATCATTTGCAAGAATAACATACCAAACGTGTATCAACATCAAACTTATGACGCATGTGCATTATCTCCACCATAAAGAGATCAATAGGCTCATCAGGTTTGCGTATGCAGAGCACCTGTTAATGTCAAAGTAAAGAATCGTCATCAGAAAGGAAGATGCAGTTACGGGAACTGAAGTTTACAAGCATCAAGAATACACTAAAAAGAATATTCATATAAGACTATTTGGAACTCAAAAGTTATaaaatgattaaattttgatgtACCAATGCTGCAAAATAATATCAAATGAAAACATCATATTAAAGCTAAGAGACAAGAAATCAATTTTGCAGTTTAAGACCAAGATAAAGAATGTGATTATAAGActtcaaatcaagataagcatcaaATACAGTTTATTCCAGGTGCAACTGATGTGTTTCAgctgaaaaaaaaattgatagcttCCATTCCAACCTATCAAAAGAACCAACTGGATTTTGCAGCCATTTCCAGAGTTTCAGGCTGATCTGATTCGATCAGCCTAAGATCATTTTGGGTCATTTGTATTATAGTGTAATCGTGGCACGGGGATTCTAAAACTGTTTATGGTTGATTTTCTAGATATGCAAAGGTATTACAAGATCCCACTAATCTAATTGATATTTGGTCGATCTTAGAGAGATACCTAGTTAAGTTGATTATGTGCAAGCTAAAGTTCTCACCAGAACTATGATGTATTATATCAAAAGAAACCTGTATATCATGCAGATATAAGCATAATTACGTGAGAGGTTTTATAGCAAGTTTAAAGGAAGAAATTCAGCAAACAGGAATTCAGATTTATTCGCCTTTTAATTTTCATTTCGACCATAAAATTTTCAAATGTCTATATAATGTGTTATTTCCAAGGTTCTCAATTTTGGCCCATACCGGTATACTGGTACAGTACATACCAAAGCATACCGACGATATGTCAGAGAATACCAATAGTATgacaaaaaaaagttaaaaaatctCCAAAAATACCAGGGTGTACCTACTGGTACGCTTCAGTAATGATCAAAATTCGATACACCTCAGTAACGATTGAAATCCAAAGCATAGTACCAATTGATTCACCTTGGTAACAgttggatttcgaccgttaccgccgggTACATACCCCATATTGCCCGGTATGAGGTCAAAACACTGGTATCGCCCGGTAGAGGGCAGTCCGTGTACCAGTATCATCTcaaaccggtacgtaccacctgtATTGAGCaatacacatcgaaattgagaactcTGGACTTCTTTCACCTTAGTAAAGAGCACTTGTACCAATTGAATTTGAGCCTCTATTCAGAAAAGATCAATCTAGAATAGATGAGGCAAACATATCATGAACCCTGCTATTCATAATACATGACTGATTGTTAGTCACATGCCCAAATTCATGCTACAGAATGTTAAAAGGTTAGGTTCCACATAAGCATATACGTGTCAAGTGCCAATAGGTGACTTGATGTACTTGATCGATAATAGATAGGCCACAACATACATTTAGCATAAAGTACTTTTTTgcaaaatgtttggcatgaacCTACCTAAAGTGCATATAACTGTTGCATACAATATAATGAACTACTAAAAGGACAAAACAGAATATATTACTGTGACACAAACATCAATGATGAAGAAAACACAATCTAGCAAATATGTCCTGCATGAAACTACTAGTCAGCGATTCATTAAAGAAACACTCAACCTGAAACATTGGCACTGCAGTGTAAGATACACGCAACTTTCTTGTCATCAAATGAAAATTTGTTTTTCATAcagaaaaatatcaagttttCCTAACATGCTAGAACCCAAAGAGAATGTCAGTTATCACTtttatacatttatcatcaaagaAGAATAAGGACAAACAACCATTAAGGATGGTACTTACTCCATTAACAACAATATCTGTCAGTTGATCAGCTAGTCCCTCGTATAACTACAACAAAGAAAAATTCAAGAACCATGGTCAAAAGAGGAAAACGTAACTTGTTTACCTTTGACAATTCAGAGGTATACTACAGAAAGAAGAAACTCATTTACCTTTGTCCTAAGAGTTGTCCGTGCTACCATTTTCAATATCTCCTTGTCAGGGGTATCACCCATTACAACAGGTGTCTTAAACTTCTCAAGAAATTCAAGGGTAGACCGCTTAGCAATTTCAAATCCATCTACCAGTACCCGTGGATGCATTCCTGAGTGGAAATTCAAAAGGTTTTAAAGATCAGAAGCTATGGGCCGAGGAAGAACCATTCTAATAAGCTAAAATCATATGTAACACACAACATTAAACCGGGACACTAAAAGAAGTTCACTTAAAGCAATTTTTGAATCAGGTACTGCAACACCAGGGGTAAACAAACTTTCTTAAAATTGACTCACATGAAATGCTCAAAGTTAACAAACTATACAAGCACAAAAATTGTAAAAATTACATCATGTTAGTACTACTATGAGTTATGCAAAACTAAAATGAAGGTATTCAGTTCACAAGAATATAGCTGCTCCACAGAAAGCCCAATTACCAAAATGTTCATCTTAGCTCAGAGAAGAGCACATTTTCTTCAAAATGATTGGCTCCACACTTTCCTGTTTGTGGTCCCATATGctcataatcataatcataatcatcATCCAAGTTTTTctatcatgaattgtttgattatTCAAGATAATCATCATGAGCATCTGTGTAGACAATGCATCAAAGTATTGCATCCTTGAGTCAAAGCAAATTTGATCTCTGCCCCACTAAGATAATTGTCCCCACATTTTCAATCAATGTAAAATTACAGAGGTAAAGAAGGTGCTATAGTGGTTGAGCTCGGAAGAGTAAACCAAGCCTCCATTATTTCCATAGGTGGAAAATTACAATAAAGAAATTATACGATACACAGTGCACAAATCAGGTACTCTTTTACAAGTTTTGAGACACATAGTGAACCTTCTAATACTGACGAAGTACAACAAAGTGAAAAGAAGCAAGCACGCATAAAAGCCAATCACCAAATTAATAACAATGTGCTGTTCACAATAACCAAAATAATAAATCTCGGAAGGGACAGCCCGTTCACCCAGAACAAAAGCAAAGAAAATTAACTGGGAAAGACCTTCATCGATGTACCGCTCTGACTGCTTCATGAGCTCCCCAATGAAGAGCACAGTGGAGGTCGTGCCGTCGCCACTAGTCTCATCCTGCGCAACCGCTGTCCTCGCAATCATGATGGCTGTGGGGTTTTGGATTTGCTGCCGATCCAACAAAATGATTACCGAAGCATTTCTCGGGTAAATGGGAAAATAAGCGAACCTTTAACGAGTATTTCCAGAGATCATACCATCTCCTTCAGTAGAGTGTTGCCATCTTTGGTCAGCTTGATATCCCCAGCCCCTCCAACAAGCCTGCGCGTACAAAATCAATAAGTAAAGACGACAAAGGGATCAGAAGAGGAAGCGGCGGAAGGATTACATCTTGATGGTGCCCTTGGGCCCGAGGTTGGTCTTGAGGACGTCCTGGAGGCCCTTAGCGGCGTTGATGTTCATGTGGAGCGCCGCCGACTTGTTCAGCACCTCGGCGTTGGGATTCAACACCCGGAGCGACATCTTTCCCCCTCGTCGATCTCGAGCAAAGGAATTGAAATAAAGGGTAAAGGAGACAGATCTAGGTTGGGAGAAGGCGACGGCAAGCTGAagcaagaggaagaagagtagggttTTATTGAGGGGAAGTGAAGAGGGGAAGGAAGTGCTCCAGAGATTTCTGTAACGACATAATGGGCCGCCAACTGACTGACTGACGACCACTAAGCGGCCCGGTTCGCCTAGTTTAATCCAACCCAATCCAGTCCGGCTCAGCTGGCCTTCTATTGAGCCGGGCTGATTCATTTAATGCTTGCTTTTAAAGAAGCTTGTCAAATGGCAAAATCGTAATATTATTGGGGACATAAAATTTTTGTCAAATTAATCATGTCTACTATATAGATGGAAATAGGATCATAAAATACCGGATATTCAATATTCTTCTTACCcataaagtataaaaatatagTCTCCTTACACCACTTCCTCGTCGTTGGTTGTCGACGGATGTCGCCCTTGCTCACAACCTTAATCGTTGGTCATGAAGGGGTTGCAGAGCCTATACTTTTATCACGGGATCGACAAAGGAGGGTAATTGACATAATTAAGAGTCGAGCAAAAGACGGAGGGAGATGATCGATGGGAGTAAAAtggtcatttaaaaaaaaataatattctataaagttTTTCAAACTTAGTGCATGAAATTCTAAAACATGAGTTTTTTTTTCTAGAAATTgaactaaaatatatttttttatttttaaatatttaa encodes:
- the LOC135629577 gene encoding T-complex protein 1 subunit zeta 1-like, whose product is MSLRVLNPNAEVLNKSAALHMNINAAKGLQDVLKTNLGPKGTIKMLVGGAGDIKLTKDGNTLLKEMQIQNPTAIMIARTAVAQDETSGDGTTSTVLFIGELMKQSERYIDEGMHPRVLVDGFEIAKRSTLEFLEKFKTPVVMGDTPDKEILKMVARTTLRTKLYEGLADQLTDIVVNGVLCIRKPDEPIDLFMVEIMHMRHKFDVDTRLVEGLVLDHGSRHPDMKRRAENCYILTCNVSLEYEKSEINAGFFYSNAEQREKMVAAERRQVDERVKKIIELKNKVCSGNDNNFVVINQKGIDPPSLDLLARAGIIALRRAKRRNMERLVLACGGEAVNSVDDLTEDCLGWAGLVYEHILGEEKYTFVENVKNPRSCTILIKGPNDHTIAQIKDAVRDGLRSVKNTLEDEAVVLGAGAFEVAARQHLVTNIKKTVQGRAQLGVEAFADALLVVPKTLAENSGLDTQDVIIALTGEHDRGNIVGLNHHTGEPIDPQMEGIFDNYSVKRQIINSGPVIASQLLLVDEVIRAGRNMRKPT